One window from the genome of Phycisphaerae bacterium encodes:
- a CDS encoding response regulator, whose amino-acid sequence MAKETILVVDDEEDILELISYNLGKEGYKVMTVASGEEARDTARTKLPDLIVLDLMLPGMDGLEVCRTLRTDAKTAHIPIIMLTAKSEDADVVAGIELGADDYVTKPFSPRVLLARIKAVLRRAAPDSASESDTIKIHDIVINPVRHEVLADGKSVRLTLTEFRILHFLARRPGWVFTRYQIVDGAQGDDVVVTDRSVDVHIVSLRKKLGKLGSQIETVRGVGYRLKDR is encoded by the coding sequence ATGGCCAAGGAAACGATCCTGGTGGTGGACGACGAAGAGGACATCCTCGAACTGATCAGCTACAACCTCGGCAAAGAGGGTTACAAGGTCATGACCGTCGCCAGCGGGGAGGAGGCCAGGGACACCGCCCGGACCAAACTCCCGGACCTGATCGTCCTGGACCTGATGCTGCCGGGCATGGACGGCTTGGAGGTCTGCCGGACCCTTCGCACCGACGCCAAGACCGCCCACATTCCGATCATCATGCTGACCGCCAAGAGCGAAGACGCCGACGTGGTGGCTGGGATCGAACTCGGAGCCGACGACTACGTGACCAAACCGTTCAGCCCGCGCGTGCTCCTGGCCCGGATCAAAGCCGTCCTGCGACGCGCCGCGCCCGACTCGGCCTCCGAATCCGACACCATCAAGATCCACGATATCGTCATCAATCCCGTCCGGCACGAGGTGCTCGCCGACGGCAAGAGCGTGCGGCTGACCCTCACCGAGTTCCGCATCCTCCACTTCCTCGCCCGCCGGCCCGGATGGGTCTTCACCCGGTATCAGATCGTCGATGGAGCCCAGGGCGACGACGTCGTGGTCACCGACCGTTCCGTGGACGTCCACATCGTCTCGCTCCGCAAGAAGCTCGGCAAGCTCGGCTCCCAGATCGAAACGGTTCGCGGCGTAGGCTACCGACTCAAGGATCGCTGA
- a CDS encoding HAMP domain-containing protein, with protein MLSHKLLWKLYPTYLLVIITCIVSVAFYAFNAVEDFYLSHVEADLEARAHLAAQHILPHLPGKDVATLDPVVKALGRSAATRITLIDLDGRVLAESDEDPLTMANHGDRPAFLQALAQGLGRSIRHSETLEADLMYVAIPIMVDGRPQAVIRTAVPLTRVQQSLASIRNGLVLVALITAALAAGVSFWVSRRISQPLQEMRLGAQRFAAGDLRHKLLAPPIEEFAALAAALNHMAAQLAEKIETVTRQSQQLKTILSSMIEGVLAVDGGERIISMNLAAVRQLRVEPRDVENRQLHEIVRNSDLQALVAQALAADVPVEADITLHEGTRPRILHATGTMLKDPNDRRIGALVVLHDVTRLRHLETIRRDFVANVSHELKTPITSIKGFVETLREGAVADPDSAARFLDIIHQQADRLSAIIDDLLSLSRIEGEGGDAVIDMAETRVRDVLTAAAANLEAKAAEHGVTVKVLCPDTLSARINPQLMEQAVTNLLDNAIKYSGRGSEVTVRAENGGGEIAIHVEDRGCGIAPEHLPRLFERFYRVDKARSRHLGGTGLGLAIVKHIAQAHRGTVHVESTIGRGSRFILCFPARHSG; from the coding sequence ATGCTCAGCCACAAGCTGCTCTGGAAGCTCTATCCGACCTACCTGCTCGTCATCATCACCTGCATCGTCTCGGTCGCCTTCTACGCCTTCAACGCCGTCGAGGACTTCTACCTGTCGCACGTCGAAGCCGACCTGGAGGCCCGCGCGCATCTGGCCGCCCAGCACATCCTGCCCCACCTGCCCGGCAAGGACGTGGCGACCCTCGATCCCGTCGTGAAGGCCCTCGGCCGATCCGCCGCCACCCGCATCACCCTGATCGATCTCGACGGCCGCGTGCTGGCCGAGTCCGACGAAGATCCCCTCACGATGGCGAACCACGGCGATCGCCCCGCATTCCTCCAGGCCCTCGCCCAGGGCCTCGGCCGCTCCATTCGTCACAGCGAGACCCTCGAAGCCGACCTGATGTACGTGGCCATTCCCATCATGGTTGACGGCCGCCCGCAGGCCGTCATCCGCACCGCCGTTCCGCTGACCCGCGTCCAGCAGTCGCTCGCCAGCATCCGCAACGGTCTCGTCCTGGTCGCCCTGATCACCGCCGCCCTCGCCGCCGGCGTGAGCTTCTGGGTCTCCCGCCGAATCAGCCAACCGCTCCAGGAAATGCGGCTGGGGGCTCAGCGGTTTGCCGCCGGCGACCTTCGCCACAAGCTCCTGGCTCCGCCGATTGAGGAATTCGCCGCTCTCGCCGCCGCCCTGAACCACATGGCCGCCCAACTCGCGGAGAAGATCGAGACCGTCACCCGCCAGAGCCAGCAGCTCAAGACCATCCTCTCCAGCATGATCGAAGGCGTGCTCGCCGTGGACGGCGGCGAACGGATCATCAGCATGAATCTCGCAGCCGTCCGGCAGCTCCGCGTCGAACCGCGCGACGTCGAAAACCGCCAGCTCCACGAAATCGTCCGCAACAGCGATCTGCAGGCCCTCGTCGCCCAGGCCCTCGCCGCCGACGTGCCCGTCGAAGCCGACATCACCCTCCACGAAGGCACGCGCCCCCGCATCCTCCACGCCACCGGCACCATGCTCAAGGACCCAAACGACCGCCGGATCGGGGCTCTGGTCGTCCTCCACGACGTCACCCGCCTGCGCCACCTCGAGACCATCCGGCGGGACTTCGTCGCCAACGTCTCGCACGAGCTCAAGACACCCATCACCTCCATCAAGGGATTCGTCGAGACCCTCCGCGAAGGCGCCGTCGCCGACCCCGACAGCGCCGCCCGGTTTCTCGACATCATCCACCAGCAGGCCGACCGGCTCAGCGCCATCATCGACGACCTCCTGAGCCTTTCCCGGATCGAAGGCGAAGGCGGCGACGCCGTCATCGACATGGCCGAGACCCGCGTCAGGGACGTGCTGACCGCCGCCGCCGCCAATCTCGAAGCCAAGGCCGCCGAACACGGCGTCACCGTCAAAGTCCTCTGCCCCGACACGCTGTCCGCCCGGATCAACCCGCAGTTGATGGAGCAGGCGGTGACCAACCTCCTGGACAACGCCATCAAGTACAGCGGCCGCGGCAGCGAGGTGACCGTCCGGGCCGAAAACGGCGGCGGCGAGATCGCCATCCACGTCGAGGACCGCGGATGCGGAATTGCGCCCGAACACCTGCCGCGGCTCTTCGAACGCTTCTACCGCGTCGACAAGGCCCGAAGCCGCCATCTCGGCGGCACCGGCCTCGGCCTGGCCATCGTCAAGCACATCGCCCAAGCCCACCGCGGGACCGTCCACGTGGAAAGCACCATCGGCCGCGGCAGCCGATTCATCCTTTGCTTTCCCGCCCGCCATTCCGGATAA
- a CDS encoding porin: MKRTGQTGLFLFIPALLASLPAVSAQDTQPTTRDLLDEFDQRLVELDRKYDDGHGPLVVRADRRDGLRMETADGTSHIRIGGQIQSDAAWFCDKDASVGELEDKIECRRARLFVSGVIRENVVFEVEYDFAGGDPDFEDVYLGIRHLPVIGHVRVGHFKEPLSIEELISNNHTTFMERSLANVFAPSRNHGLMIYDTAFADRATWAVGVFRETDDFSDCSGDTDCSYTGRITCLPWYRDDGARLLHLGAAYSRRSPNNRLLSYGQRPESHLAPDFVDTGQFQARRADLIGLETALVHGPLTLQGEYIQNIVDAINSRDVCFQAFYIQAAWFLTGETRPYDRETGVFDRLIPKKSFCCPNGQRGFGAWEIAARYSYLDLDDGPIEGGRLSDLTLGLNWYLNPNARVMWNYVLADLAGDGDAGIFQIRLQIDF, translated from the coding sequence ATGAAACGCACCGGCCAGACCGGCCTGTTCCTGTTTATCCCGGCCCTCCTGGCTTCCCTGCCCGCCGTATCGGCTCAGGACACCCAACCCACCACCCGCGATCTCCTCGACGAATTCGACCAGCGGCTGGTTGAATTGGACAGGAAGTATGACGACGGCCACGGCCCGCTTGTCGTCCGGGCCGACCGGCGGGATGGCCTGCGAATGGAGACCGCGGACGGAACCTCCCATATCCGCATCGGCGGCCAAATCCAAAGCGACGCCGCCTGGTTCTGCGACAAGGATGCCTCGGTCGGCGAACTGGAAGATAAGATCGAATGTCGCCGGGCCCGCCTCTTTGTCTCCGGCGTAATCCGCGAGAACGTCGTCTTCGAAGTCGAATACGACTTCGCCGGAGGCGACCCCGACTTCGAGGACGTCTACCTGGGCATTCGCCATCTGCCCGTGATCGGACACGTCCGGGTCGGCCACTTCAAAGAGCCCTTGAGCATCGAGGAACTGATCAGCAACAACCACACGACCTTCATGGAGCGATCGCTCGCCAACGTCTTCGCCCCCAGCCGCAACCACGGCCTGATGATCTACGACACCGCCTTCGCCGACCGGGCAACCTGGGCCGTCGGCGTCTTTCGCGAAACCGACGATTTCAGCGACTGCTCCGGCGACACCGACTGCAGCTACACCGGCCGGATCACCTGCCTGCCCTGGTACCGCGACGACGGGGCAAGGCTGCTCCACCTCGGCGCCGCCTACAGCCGCCGCAGCCCCAACAACCGCCTGCTGAGTTACGGCCAGAGGCCCGAATCGCACCTGGCGCCCGACTTCGTCGACACCGGCCAGTTCCAAGCCCGCCGGGCCGACCTGATCGGCTTGGAAACGGCCCTGGTCCACGGGCCGCTGACCCTGCAGGGCGAGTACATCCAGAACATCGTCGACGCCATCAACAGCCGCGACGTCTGCTTCCAGGCCTTCTACATCCAAGCCGCCTGGTTCCTCACCGGCGAAACCCGGCCCTACGACCGCGAGACCGGCGTCTTCGACCGTCTCATCCCCAAGAAGAGCTTCTGCTGCCCCAACGGCCAGCGCGGATTCGGCGCCTGGGAGATCGCCGCCCGCTACTCCTATCTCGACCTCGACGACGGTCCGATCGAAGGCGGACGACTCAGCGACCTGACGCTGGGCCTCAACTGGTACCTGAACCCAAACGCCCGCGTCATGTGGAACTATGTTCTAGCCGACCTCGCCGGCGACGGCGACGCCGGCATCTTCCAGATACGGCTCCAAATCGACTTCTAA
- the pstS gene encoding phosphate ABC transporter substrate-binding protein PstS → MLGLLVLSAALFAGRASADEVKITGAGATFPYPIYQTWAHRYEKLTEVKINYQGIGSGGGIKLITQGTVDFGGTDAPLTDKEIDEAGFVQFPMVVGGVVPVANLKGVEAGKLKLTPDVLADILLGHIKNWNHERIKQANPDLALPDQAITVVARSDPSGTTWIYTDYLAKVSKEWKEKVGRSKKPEWPVGQLAKGNPGVAALVQQIEGAIGYVEYAYALQEKMATTLLKNKAGKFASPDLKSFQAAAAHADWKASPAYYVILTDQPGDETWPIAGATFVLVHKKQKDAAKAKAMLTFFDWAYRHGQDAAKELHYVPMPMKVIEMVEETWSKQITADGEPVWP, encoded by the coding sequence ATGCTTGGGTTACTGGTGCTAAGCGCTGCTCTGTTCGCCGGTCGCGCATCAGCCGACGAAGTCAAAATCACCGGGGCCGGCGCCACCTTTCCCTACCCGATCTACCAGACGTGGGCCCACAGGTACGAAAAGCTCACCGAGGTCAAGATCAACTACCAGGGCATCGGGTCCGGCGGCGGGATCAAGCTCATCACCCAGGGCACCGTCGATTTCGGCGGCACCGACGCCCCGCTGACCGACAAGGAAATCGACGAAGCCGGTTTTGTCCAGTTCCCCATGGTCGTCGGAGGCGTGGTGCCCGTGGCCAACCTCAAGGGCGTCGAGGCCGGCAAGCTCAAGCTGACTCCCGACGTCCTGGCCGACATCCTCCTGGGCCACATCAAGAACTGGAACCACGAACGGATCAAACAGGCCAATCCCGACCTGGCCCTGCCCGATCAGGCGATCACCGTGGTCGCCCGCTCCGACCCCTCGGGCACCACGTGGATCTACACCGACTACCTGGCCAAGGTCTCCAAGGAGTGGAAGGAGAAGGTCGGCCGCTCCAAGAAACCCGAATGGCCGGTCGGCCAGTTGGCCAAGGGCAATCCCGGAGTCGCCGCCCTCGTCCAGCAGATCGAAGGGGCCATCGGCTACGTCGAGTACGCCTACGCCCTCCAGGAAAAAATGGCCACCACGCTCCTGAAGAACAAAGCCGGCAAATTCGCCAGTCCGGACCTCAAGAGCTTCCAGGCCGCCGCCGCCCACGCCGACTGGAAGGCCAGCCCGGCCTACTACGTGATCCTCACCGATCAGCCGGGCGACGAGACCTGGCCCATCGCCGGCGCCACCTTCGTCCTCGTCCATAAAAAACAAAAAGACGCCGCGAAGGCCAAGGCCATGCTCACATTCTTCGACTGGGCCTATCGCCACGGCCAGGACGCCGCCAAGGAACTCCACTACGTGCCCATGCCCATGAAGGTCATCGAGATGGTCGAAGAGACATGGAGCAAGCAGATCACCGCCGACGGAGAACCCGTCTGGCCGTAA
- the pstC gene encoding phosphate ABC transporter permease subunit PstC codes for MEGWKITPPRACWDIVFKGLTVAAAAVALILLAAILLQLVWHSRPALMEFGLGFLTGQHWRPYAEPTPVFGALPAIFGTLVATTIAIAIATPLAIITALFLVELAHPVLSRVVGTSIELLAAIPSIIYGMWGLFVFAPFMQHYVQPALGETLGFLPLFQGQPMGTGMLTAGIILAIMILPFICAVTRDVFAMVPTVVKESAYGMGSTTWETTWKVTLRYGVRGVVGALFLGLGRAIGETMAVTFVIGNKHQISASLFEAGQSIASALANEFNEADFELYQSALIELGLILFAMTFVIQVLARLWLRNLARRSGTRG; via the coding sequence GTGGAGGGCTGGAAGATCACTCCGCCCCGAGCCTGTTGGGACATCGTCTTCAAGGGCCTGACCGTCGCCGCCGCCGCCGTCGCCCTGATTCTTTTGGCGGCGATCCTCCTGCAGTTGGTCTGGCATTCCCGACCAGCCCTGATGGAATTCGGCCTCGGCTTCCTCACCGGACAGCACTGGCGACCCTACGCCGAACCGACCCCGGTCTTCGGCGCCCTGCCCGCCATCTTCGGCACTCTGGTGGCCACCACCATCGCCATCGCCATCGCCACTCCGCTGGCCATCATCACCGCCCTCTTCCTGGTCGAACTGGCCCACCCGGTCCTCAGCCGGGTCGTCGGAACCTCAATCGAACTCCTGGCCGCGATCCCCAGCATTATCTACGGCATGTGGGGCCTGTTCGTCTTCGCCCCGTTCATGCAGCATTACGTCCAGCCCGCCCTCGGCGAGACCCTCGGCTTCCTGCCGCTGTTTCAGGGCCAGCCGATGGGCACCGGCATGCTCACCGCCGGCATCATCCTGGCCATCATGATCCTCCCGTTCATCTGCGCGGTCACCCGCGACGTCTTCGCCATGGTGCCCACCGTGGTCAAGGAATCCGCCTACGGCATGGGCTCGACCACCTGGGAAACCACCTGGAAGGTCACCCTCCGCTACGGCGTCCGCGGCGTGGTCGGCGCGCTGTTCCTCGGGCTCGGCCGGGCCATCGGCGAAACCATGGCCGTCACCTTCGTAATCGGCAACAAGCACCAGATCTCGGCTTCGCTGTTCGAAGCCGGCCAGAGCATCGCCTCCGCCCTCGCCAACGAATTCAACGAAGCCGACTTCGAGCTCTACCAGAGCGCCCTGATCGAACTGGGGCTGATTCTCTTCGCCATGACCTTCGTCATTCAGGTCCTGGCCCGACTGTGGCTGCGAAACCTGGCCAGAAGATCGGGGACGCGCGGATGA
- the pstA gene encoding phosphate ABC transporter permease PstA, which produces MIERSYRQRNLTDAGIKALSGLSALVAIFFLGWILIVVALKGASAVNVDFFTQLPTPIGEEGGGLRNAILGTIVLTVLATAIGVPLGVLGGVYLAEYGLESRFADAVRFVYNVLMGTPSIIVGVFVYTILVVEPLGLGTFSGYAGAVALAVIMLPVVARTTEDMLALVPNALRESALALGAPRWKVTVGVVFRAAKTGLVTGCLLAIARVSGETAPLLFTALNSSFEFSLAGLGEPTPNLTVTIWNYAMSPFEDLQRMAWGASLLITLGVLLIMLFARFLVRERKART; this is translated from the coding sequence ATGATCGAACGATCCTACCGACAACGCAACCTGACCGACGCGGGCATCAAAGCCCTCTCCGGCCTCTCCGCCCTCGTGGCGATCTTCTTCCTCGGCTGGATCCTGATCGTCGTCGCCCTCAAGGGCGCCTCCGCCGTCAACGTCGATTTCTTTACCCAGCTTCCCACGCCCATCGGCGAGGAGGGCGGCGGCCTGCGAAACGCCATCCTCGGAACCATCGTCCTGACCGTCCTGGCCACCGCGATCGGCGTGCCGCTGGGCGTGCTGGGCGGGGTGTACCTGGCCGAGTACGGCCTCGAGAGCCGCTTCGCCGACGCCGTCCGGTTCGTCTACAACGTCCTGATGGGCACGCCATCGATCATCGTCGGTGTGTTCGTCTATACCATCCTGGTCGTCGAGCCGCTCGGCCTGGGCACCTTCTCCGGCTATGCCGGAGCCGTCGCCCTCGCCGTCATCATGCTGCCCGTCGTCGCCCGCACCACCGAGGACATGCTCGCCCTCGTGCCCAACGCCCTCCGCGAGTCCGCCCTCGCCCTCGGCGCGCCGCGATGGAAGGTCACCGTGGGCGTGGTCTTCCGCGCCGCCAAAACCGGCCTGGTCACCGGCTGCCTCCTGGCCATCGCCCGGGTCAGCGGCGAGACCGCCCCGCTGCTGTTCACCGCCCTCAACAGCTCGTTCGAATTCAGCCTCGCCGGACTCGGCGAACCCACGCCCAACCTGACCGTCACCATCTGGAACTACGCCATGTCGCCCTTCGAAGACCTTCAGCGGATGGCCTGGGGCGCTTCGCTCCTGATCACCCTGGGCGTCCTGCTCATCATGCTGTTCGCCCGATTCCTCGTGCGGGAAAGGAAGGCCAGAACGTGA